Below is a window of Ananas comosus cultivar F153 linkage group 9, ASM154086v1, whole genome shotgun sequence DNA.
TTAAAAAACAGATCgattgcatatgtttgagaaaaGGTAAGTAAGAACAAGAGAGATTGAGATGTATAATTACCCAAAATATTCTCTTCCTAGCAAATTAACTCCTCATCCATTTCTCATTCCGGGCGGTACCATATCGCCCAACAACCCCTCGTCGACCGGAATAGGAGCCGTTCTCTCCAGCGGTGAACTCTGGACCTCTTCTCGTAACAATCCCACCATTTCTCGGCCGGCCTCCGACAAGGGCGGAGGAGGGTTCGAGTTTTGGTATAACTGCAGCGTCGACGTTGGAAGATACAACTGCGCTTGGGACGGATACGCGATCTGTTCCGTGAGGACGGAGTTATGGGTGTTGTGGACTATGCCCGGAGTGCAGCGCGGAAAGGTTACGGTGTGGTGGCAATGCTGGCCTTCGTATGTGGTGATCACTATCGAGGGGTCCTCCGACGAGCGCTCGACTCGCTTCTTCACCGCGCACTTGCTGTTCGTGCACCGGTAGTAGCTTCTGCAAATTAAGCGCCAAATTTTTGGGATTAGTTATCTGAAGCAGCTGATCCTAGTACTTGACTGCGAGTGCTCGTAAGATCAGCTTGAAAAACAGTctctttgagagagagagagagagagagagagagagagaaagagagaaacattaAATATTGTTTTGAATAATCCTTCATGGTCAACAATAACAGTGTGAGCAAGTGCATGCATGTACAGAGTTGAATATATAGATTATGGTCATTTATTTCACAAAATATTTCTTCATGGGAGAAAAACTATATATGGGCCACTGCAATACCAACAATCACgagttttaatatttatttgagTCTAAACTCTAAAGAGCCAAAAATCGAAAAAATTTGCCtcacaaaaacaaaattttagcgtgaaaaaaaaaaaaaaacgtatgGATTATTCACTGCAACAACTAAATAGGTAGACCTCAATGctgtcttttttttaaaaaaaattatgtgtgTTTCCACTCAGCCAAGTAAATGACACCACCCTTATTTTGGCGTATCAAAACAATTTTCTCAATCTGTTCCTGTTCTAACCTTTTATGTTGTcgtcaaaattatataaaagcaTCGTTTTGTCATGTACTAGAAAAAGTCCCCTtgttaatgaatatatatatatattcagtaaATTTGTGCTCCCAAGCATGCATGTTCTCCTACCCTTATTTTACTTAATGTGGTTTATTTGATCAGTGTATGTCACAAAGTTATGAGTTATTACATTGCTTAGAACACCTGCAGAATAAGGAGACGTGCTTGGCTAATAGAAGCTAAAActacaaaattaattagatgaattaGTTGGTGACGTGAGACAAGTTGTGTTGCCCTAACCTTCAAGGCATGCATACGCAAACGCTGTACTACTACTACTAAAGAGTTCATCCCACAAGCTAGCTTGCAAATTGTAAAGCCTTATCGCCAATATTGTacgcaaaaaagaaaaaaaagaagacgaaATTAAGACGAGAAAATAAAAAGGTATAATATATAGTTCTAGGAAAATAGAATGGCGATGACaataatttaaacaaaatagtCTAAGTTCTAATGTTTTCATAACTTTTGATAATCAGAGACTGTCGTAACAACGAGATGTTCATCCTTTGGACTGGAACAAATCTAAGTGTATCGCACAAAACATCGAACATAGAAAATTTACTGAGGGGGTTAGCATAATTACCAAGAGCCATATAATTGGAATTATGGATCGAGCAGTCGAAAAGAGGTAAACTAAACTAATTAACCAATACTTAAAAATGTAATACAAGGAGAGAAATTAATATTGTTGTAGTTACAGAATGAAAAGGTTCAATtgaagttattaattaattaacattagCAGATGAATGATTTGGTTCTGAAGTAGAGGAACGAAAAGGGGCGGATAAAATGTAGGatttagaaattaatattaCCTAGGATATGGGCTGTTTTTGACAGCCTTTTGCCCGTATTTTCGCCAGCGGTAGCCATCTTCAAGATGATCTATCTCGCTCTTGGTCATGAATGCAAATCTTGGTTGACGGGTTCGCTTTTGTCCCCTCTTTACAGTTTTGCTCCTACACCCGcaaagatataaatatatatatatatatatatatatatatatatatatatatatatatatatatatatatatatatataattctgaTCAGTATCAACATTGATAGGTCAAATTATGAAATCAGATTCATCGTATATATCAGATGACAAATAATTAGCATGAAATGTTCGTAAAATACGACACTGCTGTACAGCACTGAATGCAAAATAAATTACAACACAATGAGTAGACTATTAAATTACAACACCATTTATATAGAACGTATTCGTGAGAACATTAAAACAAAGGTAAATTAATTATTCTgataaggaaacaaaaaaatgagagagaaaatcaTGAAGATCGAGCATCTAGGAGAAAGATGTTAATTAAGTGagtagataaaataataataattagaaggCAAGTCAACAAAGTAACTCTAGTACCTACAATATATAGTAGTAATCAAGCATCTTTGAGCTATTAATTGTCATGCACGCTGGTAATTTAAGTAATATAAAGACTAAACTAAGAAGATAATCTACAAGTTAATAATATAACAACATTGGCGAGGATACGGTAATTGGGTTTTAATACAATTTTAAGCACATTTTGatgcctcaaaaaaaaaaaaaaaaaaacatagtaaATTTACAATGCTTAAAGATGGTAGCTAATGTTGTTATATTATTAACTTGTAgattatcttattattatatatatatttatctacaTGCACTAGAGAAGGAACAAATAGTTCCACATGCATCGATCGGTGCACTTTACACATCTTTctaataataaacatatattgtATTTGTTCGTTTCCTAACGCtttctataaatattaaatatatatatataataataatataatataacataatatttaatttaatattttatttaatctacaaataaaataaaaaaaactgcaACCGCATATAATCGAAATACTAAACACGGAATTCCCGCCGCGCGATGTGGGGGTAAAAATCACATTCCCAGCATAATTACGAAACTGCCCCTCACTCTAACCGTTTTGCACCCAATGTGAACGGAATTACCCATTACgcgtttctatttttattttccttttttttacttatatttatttataatttttgcccCCCACTCTTTTATTCGGAAAGATGGGAAACGGGTTTCACGAATTCGCCCCGGCCGATGCTAGCTTATTACGAATTTGCCACTCGGAGAAGCTACGAGTaatagtggtggtggtggtggtggtagttTAGcagtggtatatatatatactacgaACTCACGCTGTTTCCGTTTGCTTCCCCTCCGTCTCCGGCGTCGCCtcctcgctcgagctcgacgaCGCCGCGTCGCCCGatctctccgccgccgccgccggaggaggCGCCGTCCCCTCCGCCGGCGCCGTGGCGAACGACTCCGGCGCGAGATCGAACGGGGGGATCCCCCACCCGAGCTCGCCGAGGATGCTCGCGGAAACCGTCGCctcgccccctcctcctccgccgccgccgccgcagagcTCGTCGAGGGAGGAGATCTCGCCGTCGCCGGAGAAGGGCCAGGAGGCCTCTCCGGCGGCGGGGTCCGGTTGCGGCTCTCCATGGAC
It encodes the following:
- the LOC109715363 gene encoding probable WRKY transcription factor 57, giving the protein KRRESELIEKSREKGEGEGARNPNPSFCTHLGDPTPIGSDRVGSDRLRLHRDRRGSIVAVHGEPQPDPAAGEASWPFSGDGEISSLDELCGGGGGGGGGEATVSASILGELGWGIPPFDLAPESFATAPAEGTAPPPAAAAERSGDAASSSSSEEATPETEGKQTETASKTVKRGQKRTRQPRFAFMTKSEIDHLEDGYRWRKYGQKAVKNSPYPRSYYRCTNSKCAVKKRVERSSEDPSIVITTYEGQHCHHTVTFPRCTPGIVHNTHNSVLTEQIAYPSQAQLYLPTSTLQLYQNSNPPPPLSEAGREMVGLLREEVQSSPLERTAPIPVDEGLLGDMVPPGMRNG